The following nucleotide sequence is from Vicia villosa cultivar HV-30 ecotype Madison, WI unplaced genomic scaffold, Vvil1.0 ctg.000218F_1_1, whole genome shotgun sequence.
ACAAGAAAGACAAGGGCATTATCGTAAAATGTAAGGAAGCGTATTTCACATTGTTATGGGTTATTGTAATGGACCTCAGGCCCATTACTAAACTGCCGCAACAAAATAGAAGGTGCCGATATCGACACCGTTATTCATCGTTTTTGTAATAAAGAAGAAATTGTGGTTAATTCACACCGCAACGACGGCAATCAGCGTCGCAACACCTGTACCGACCAAAATTGTGAAAGTCTTTAAGTGACTCTAACGCATTATTTAAAACCTTGCTTGAGCTCATATCACATTGTTTCTAATGTAAATATTTGGCCTGTGAAAAGTAATTACAGAAAAAAACATGATTTATAAATATAGTAGAAATACATAGAGTTCTTATACAAGAAGAAACATAGAGTAAAATACCAAAGCAAGGATTTGTAATAGCATTAACCCTTTCAAAGTTTCAGTGTTAATTCAGGTGGTGAATTCTCTATGTTATCAACCAATGGTTTCGCATTCACCTCGGTAAAGCACAGATTTGAACTCTGATGAGTATTACTACTACCTCCCTCGGTCGCCTGATGGAAACTACCTTGCCACAATAGCTCAGTCTCATCATCCTCCAAGAATATCGGATGACCGATACATCCTTGCTTGAATCTCGCGTTACTTTTTATGTCGGAACTAGGCCTTATTGTTGGTGGCGAAAAACCATGGTGTAGTGAAGAGTGTGATTTTATACCTAAGGACCTGAAAGAACCATTGAGAGGGAGAGATGCCAAACTTGCATACCTCTCAGAGAATAGTCCCATTCGCATAGCTCGCTTTGCTATAATTCTTTCTCTCTTGTGTGCGTTTTGGTGTCCACCGAGCGCCTGAGAGCTGTAAAACTTGCGGTGACAGTAATTGCAAGAGAAGACTCTTGGGTTGATGGTAGGTTCATTGCTGCTCTCACTGGTGCTTGAGAATGAGAACCCTGTTGAATCTCTCGGAACcaagtcgttgttgttgttgttgaaattgagTGTTAAGTCGAGCGAGATAGGATTTGAGTACGGATGAAACTCTCTTGGATTTGTAATGTTGGAGTTGTTGGTGAAGCTGTTACTATAGGAACGTGGAGAGGTTTCTAATCCATGGACGGATATATTGGAAGCAACATCGCTACTTACTTCCGATTCATATTCTGTGGTGGGCTCTACTTCAAGATCAAAACTTGGTTTCATGATTAGAGTTAATTCACTAAATATGTCCACCAATTTATACCATCACAATATGATTTGATTAAGAGCTTTGAGCGAAAGAGATGCTTGTTTCTGCAATGAAAATCAATCCGTTCATAGTTAGTAAGCACTAAAACAAGAGAAAAGACTTTTTTAGAATAGGAAATCTTGCTCTAAAACTAAGAAGATAAATGCACCGAACCACACTTCTGTATGTATCTGATGTTCCTACATAGTTACCAAATCAGCAGACAAACATAGTAGTTGAGGCTATATGAGTTAATTACATTCTTGACTCATTGTAAGCAAGGTTTCAAATCCCAACTATTATAGTAACAACTTACCTGATCTGATCTTAAATAAATCTACAATATCTATGAATATTTTCTTCCTAAATAGTAGGCCTCCAATAATCAAATGACTTATGAGATTTAAGGTAGATAGAGTGAGTTAGCAAACAATAATGACAGAACAAAATCAaggacagaaaaagaaaaacgtAAATATAAAGAAACAACAACATCCGCATAATCAAGTGGTTAAAGATCTAATCAATTGGGAATACTAGAGTTCAAACCCTGGCATAAACAATCATTGGTCAGACTTTAGTTACTTCCTAGGCGAACACTGAACTACGAGGGTCTTTTCCTTAGAGCCGGAGGgtaaaaacagaaaaacaaataCTGCATGCAGATGGAAAGGAAGTCTTCCATGTGTGGTTCAGAGTGGTGGTGCAAAAAAGTATTGCTTGAATAAGATGATTAAAATCTAGTGAAAAAAAGTTCAAAATTAT
It contains:
- the LOC131625512 gene encoding zinc finger protein 4-like — encoded protein: MKPSFDLEVEPTTEYESEVSSDVASNISVHGLETSPRSYSNSFTNNSNITNPREFHPYSNPISLDLTLNFNNNNNDLVPRDSTGFSFSSTSESSNEPTINPRVFSCNYCHRKFYSSQALGGHQNAHKRERIIAKRAMRMGLFSERYASLASLPLNGSFRSLGIKSHSSLHHGFSPPTIRPSSDIKSNARFKQGCIGHPIFLEDDETELLWQGSFHQATEGGSSNTHQSSNLCFTEVNAKPLVDNIENSPPELTLKL